A genomic window from Dechloromonas sp. A34 includes:
- a CDS encoding caspase family protein, whose amino-acid sequence MALILDRRQQNEPGVHVILIGVGTFANARAADLLGDDAPEGGFVDLETPLYSVEAFAGWLQMELDVADTPLHTLRVLGSSSRRASDLNVSSPTFKNIADEVGEWSDDVDTHEDNLAIFYFCGHGLRIGEMQLLLAEDFGSNVRAPFEDAIEPELLANAMRQMKGRRQLFLIDACSTEVPFSRRYENVRPRTIVQEVRNENLAKSEQCLIRASKLGTRAFGSASGPSLFMDAFLRAMKGAGAVSTPGRQWVISTDMLKMALSWLIQLRPEGGGQEVSFGGGTLSTSVLFHRLPGDPLVPVRVSCDPKEFESVSALHVDKAEHSLAGNWPESFDVERRAHDFEAVESNSKGAKVHGQVLQEVIAPPFMNVSIPC is encoded by the coding sequence ATGGCTCTGATATTAGATAGACGCCAGCAGAACGAGCCTGGAGTCCATGTGATTCTCATCGGCGTCGGTACATTTGCCAATGCGAGGGCTGCAGACCTCTTGGGGGACGACGCCCCAGAGGGCGGCTTCGTAGACCTGGAAACACCGCTCTACTCGGTTGAAGCGTTCGCTGGGTGGTTGCAGATGGAACTAGACGTGGCGGACACGCCGCTGCACACGCTCCGAGTTTTAGGGTCCTCTTCAAGAAGAGCTTCGGACCTCAACGTTTCCTCGCCGACCTTCAAAAACATTGCCGACGAGGTCGGTGAGTGGTCGGACGACGTCGACACCCATGAGGATAACCTAGCTATCTTCTATTTCTGCGGTCATGGCCTGCGCATTGGCGAGATGCAGCTTCTCCTAGCTGAGGACTTTGGCTCGAATGTGCGCGCGCCCTTTGAGGACGCCATCGAGCCGGAGCTGTTGGCGAATGCCATGCGGCAGATGAAGGGACGCCGTCAGCTGTTCCTCATCGATGCCTGCAGCACGGAGGTCCCATTTTCGAGGCGCTACGAGAATGTGCGTCCGAGGACCATTGTGCAGGAGGTGCGGAACGAAAACCTGGCCAAGTCCGAGCAGTGCCTCATCCGCGCAAGCAAGCTCGGAACCCGTGCGTTTGGTTCGGCGAGCGGTCCTTCCCTATTCATGGACGCTTTCCTCCGCGCCATGAAGGGAGCGGGCGCCGTGTCCACTCCGGGACGGCAGTGGGTTATCAGCACCGACATGCTCAAGATGGCACTCTCGTGGCTCATTCAGTTGCGACCGGAGGGGGGAGGCCAAGAGGTATCGTTTGGAGGCGGCACGCTGTCGACGAGCGTCCTGTTTCACAGGCTACCAGGAGACCCGCTGGTACCCGTCCGCGTATCTTGTGACCCAAAGGAGTTTGAGTCAGTGAGCGCGTTGCACGTGGACAAGGCCGAGCACAGCCTTGCTGGAAACTGGCCCGAGAGTTTCGATGTTGAACGCCGCGCCCATGATTTCGAAGCGGTCGAGTCGAACTCGAAAGGAGCCAAGGTTCACGGCCAAGTGCTCCAAGAAGTGATTGCTCCGCCGTTCATGAACGTGTCTATACCGTGCTAG
- a CDS encoding recombinase family protein produces the protein MLLGYARVSTDDQKLDLQFDALKAAGCEQIFSDKSGGAVNARPGLEEIFKYIRSGDTLVVWKLDRLGRTVKGLVDLVEDLQKRGAQFRSLTDSIDTSTPGGRLFFHIMAAMAQMEKELIRERTQAGLAAAKARGRTGGRKKVMDDSKVAAAKKLLEAGTPATEVAKNLGIGRATLYRAISA, from the coding sequence GTGCTTCTAGGCTACGCCCGAGTCTCGACCGACGACCAGAAGTTGGACCTGCAATTTGACGCGCTTAAAGCCGCTGGGTGCGAGCAAATTTTCTCCGACAAGTCGGGCGGTGCAGTCAACGCACGTCCTGGCCTTGAGGAAATCTTCAAATATATTCGGTCGGGAGATACGCTGGTCGTCTGGAAGTTAGACAGGTTGGGCCGCACCGTCAAAGGGCTTGTCGACCTGGTTGAGGACCTGCAAAAACGAGGTGCCCAGTTTCGGAGTCTGACTGACAGTATCGACACCTCGACGCCGGGCGGCAGGCTTTTCTTTCACATCATGGCAGCGATGGCGCAGATGGAAAAGGAACTCATCAGGGAACGAACACAGGCTGGCTTGGCGGCTGCAAAGGCTCGCGGTCGGACAGGTGGGCGCAAGAAGGTCATGGACGACTCGAAGGTGGCGGCAGCCAAGAAGCTCCTCGAAGCCGGAACGCCAGCGACAGAGGTTGCGAAGAACCTGGGCATCGGCCGGGCCACGCTTTATAGGGCAATATCAGCATGA